The Musa acuminata AAA Group cultivar baxijiao chromosome BXJ3-6, Cavendish_Baxijiao_AAA, whole genome shotgun sequence region AGTTTGACAATGTCGTCTAAAAGGCCATGCTTGGAGATAGGACATTCAAAACATGGCAAGATTGCGTGGCATCATAGACACCGTCACATGTGATTGAAGGGGAAATAGCTCCAACAAAGCAATTTAATGTACATTTAATATTGGCTTGAAAGAGAGATGAACAAAGGAAAGGGAAAACTAGCTGGTGAAGATAAAGCAGAGGATTTTACTATTGAGGAGCAATTAAGAGCCAAATCAAGCCAAATTACATCTACCATGAAAATATTTTTGTAACTATAGGGCCATCTGAAACTAGACCCTCCTCGAATCCGTATTTGAGCAGATTTGATCTTTTTGGCAACATTTTTCCAGCTTCTTTTTCCCCTTTCAAGAATCTGCTCCTCGGGTGGACCATGGTTCGATGCTTTCACATCCTAAGCCATCCAATTTGTGCGCAAAAGGAGCGACACAATCTATCCAgcaagaataagaagaaagagggcTCACCTTGTGGTGCGGCAAAGCTTCTCGAGGTCGTGGATGTCGTACTGCTCCAACCCTATGGTCCTCAAGACCATCAACACGCAGGCGAGGCCGCAGTCCCAATCGAATCGCTGCCGCACATGAGGGACCTAGAAAACCACACGACACCACCATCATCAATCAGGCAGGGCAATCAGCCGCCGAAACGGAGGAGAATTGGGATAACAAAGGAAGAAGACCAACATCCACGAAGCGAGAGCGACAAGAGACGGGACGATCAAAACGGAAGGAGAAAAGACGGCCTTCGTtcgcctccacctcctcctcatcACCACCAGCATTATGGCGTGCCGCCCTTCCTCCGATCATCTTCACCAGCTTGTCAGCAATAAGGCGGAAAGGCCACAGAACCATTCAAGCCGCTCCAGGGCAGCGGTTTCATTCATAGCATCAAAAGCAAACCCCCCAGATTTAGGCAACAGGAAGCCGATGCTGCCGCCGCGGCGGAGGGCGATCCGCACCGACTCGATTCATCAATTAATCCGATTTGGAAGAAGCAGCAGAATTGGTCGGTCATTCACGAATCGACCGAACTCAGCGGCCCATAAAACTATAAATGGGAGACGACGGAGTTCCGCGACGCCTTCTGCCACCAGACGACAGATACTACTAAACGCGGGATCCACGTGGGGCCGGCCAATTCGCGCCCCACTGGAGACGCGGGTGTGCCTGCTGGGGAGAGCGAGGGGAGGGTAAAATGATGCACCGcggctttttctttttctttttttctttttaataattaTCCATCTCATTTATTACTTCGTACGGGGATTGCGGGATAGGAGGCAGTAATAATGGCCAATAAATCCGAAGCGAAGCGCCAGCGGGAGATCGTCTCCACGGAGGGTCGGATGGAGATATGAAGACCGGATTCGTACGGCGGTAGGAAAataatagagataataatttggcTTGGACGCGAAGCAGCCGTGGTGGTGGTCGGTTAGGTGTGTGACTCTGTTCGCGGTTTTTGTGTGTGGGAAGAATGAGGCGTATACTGTGGAGGGCAGATGCGCTGTTTTTAGAATTGACGAGGATAGATACGTAAAGATACTTCCGTGTTACTTTCCCTTTAGAAACCATTAAAAGAATCCCGCAGGAAAAGGGGAACAAAAAGACGAGCTTCGCTATGTCGACGGTTCCCTGAAGCCTCCCTCATCACTTCACTTTTCTTTGTTCTCCGCCTTACCCGTTGGTACCCATCGCCCATCGGAGCCCCGCCATGGACGAGGTTGGCGCTTACGCGGAGGGGCCAGACGCCGGCGACgcccgcggcggcggcggagggacgAGCATCGACATCACGGCTCTGGACGGCATCATGAACGTCAACTCCCTCTTCACCTTCGCCGTCTTCGTCGGCCTCGCCTGGAACCCCTCTTCTTACCCCGACGGCGGCCTTCCGGACGTCGACTGCGCCGTCGGCAACCGGGTAGTGGAGGACCTAGTCTCCTTCCACGTCCTGGCCTTcgcctccttcctcttctccagcCTGATCGCGCTGTGCCTCAAGCAGGCCGTCCGCCTCGTCCGCCCCCACCGCCGCGCCGCGGCGCGCATCAACAAAGCACTGCTGCGCGGCGGGATCGTCGCCTCCGCCGTCGGTTCCGTTCTGGGCTGCGGCTTCCTCACGTTGGCCCTCGTCAACGTGGTCCAGGTCAAGCTCGGCAGGCTCGGGTGCAGCGGCATCGCGGTGGGGGCCATCGTGCCGCTCGTCACCCTCATCCCCACCGCCATGATCATCTACATCGCCATCATCTTCTATGCCTTCACGCGCCGCTCACACCACGGCTTGAGATGAGCCAGCATAAGTGAGCTAGGGTTTGGATTTCTGCTCTGAATATTTGCTCCTTATAAGGTATTGGACTGAATCTTAACCTATCTGGTTTGAGTTGTATAACAGAAGAGTATTTGGGACTTCGAAGTCAAATAGTCCAACTTTAACATTCGTGTATTTTGTTTATCGTCATATACTATTTGAGCTGTTAAATGCTTAGTAAATGTCTCTCTCTAGTCTCTGAAATAGATCACTTGGTTTTTTTGGAGATTGCAGTGGACCACAGATCATCTAAAATGGAGAGTAGATTCTAATAAAGGGTGCAGGTATTGATTCTAATAAATCAATCAAGCACACTCATCGTTGTAAAAACCTGGGATCTTGTCAAAAGTTGACTTCACTGCCTCATTTCAATATGCTTTTTATGTGCATTCATCAATGTGTTTCCATGGGTACGTCGCACAACCTATCATTTCATGTCCTCCTCGCCTGCGCTTTTGTTTAATGTTTTAGTTAGATTCCCGACATCTAAACCACACAAAAGGGTTTACGAAAGTTACCTTCTTTGTTTAGCAATCTCTGAGCATAAGCTCGGTCATTGGCGTCATCATCATCTTTGCTTGAAACCTCCCCATCTTCCTATTTTTTTGTCGGAAGTTTTCATCGCCAAGTTCCACCCAAATGTCGGTGCGACATGCCAACCTGGTTTCCCCTTGCTCTGCCTGCTACCTCAACCAGGATGTGGCAGGGTAACTTTGCTGTACCCAAATCAACACCAGGAAACCTTTTTATTCCCTTGGAAAGGAATCATAGAGTTAGGCAAATCTGATAGATAGCCCCTGGAGACAACACTTGTGTTGTGCGAAGGATTTACCCCATGGTACTTGAGAGTCTGTAGGACCCTGACCCCTCTTCAAGTACCCAAACATCATACTTTCAGATTGAAGTTAGGCTGGAGCTGCACTAAACCAAGCGTAGATAGTTGTCGTGCAGCTGTCTCCTCCGAACTCTGTCAGCAAATTAAACACCAACAATCAATactggaaaaataaataaaaacatcagCAGATGATTATCATCATCAGGCATGCCTGTCAATCCCGATCCAGATTCGTCAGCTCAACCCATCCTAACTCGTTTAGCGTGAGCCACATAGTATAGTGTACGATACAGGTTATGATTCAGGTTCAGTTAACTTACACTAAGCTCAGGTTGGCACCTCGAGTCAAAGCGTCGACGTTCCCAGTGACAACTTCACGAACAGCTGGGCCCTGAGCtgtttttcctttttcctttatTCCTCATGTGGCGCCATGTGCTTCCGCGTCGCGACATGCTCAGGGCGAGGTTTCTCGCAGGGAGAGGTGCTGCACTGGCAACTTGTGAGAGACCTGCGAGAATCAAATCTCAGATTGCAGTGACGAGTATATCTGAATAACAACTGTTTTGATAGGACCTGGCAATAACATCTGCGAAACCATCACCCTGTTTCGGGATAGCTATTCCAACATAGCTTCAACCCGTAGTCAATTTGTACAACACCTAGTTATGTGCTATTTATATGTATTGTATGCTACATTTCTGAGCAGCCTCACAACCTGACGAAGATGGAAGCTGGAGGTGAAGGCTTCACTGTTCAAATATCGAAGTCCATTGATAGATAGCACCCAAGTTCTAATCaactttccaagaattttatcttTTCACTCCTACATCAAGAAAGAAGTTAAATACCAAGATTAAACGGTTGTTTGAGCTGATGCCCGCAAGAAGGAACCACATGAGACCTGATTGCTGAAATAATAGTAGCTTGCAAGGGCCTGCAATTGCTCTCAAAAAAAAAACCTGTTAGGATCGGGATTGCAATGCTGATGGTGATGGTGAAAACTAGAATGACTGAGGCAACACGGTATTATCTTAAAGTCTTTGAAATTGCCGCTTCAAATAGCGATGTCATTCTGACTGTAgactgaagaaaagaaaagaaaatacacaATAAATATTCAACCAGTGAAACCGATTAATTTTTTCACTTGGTTTTGCACATGAACTGTTTTTATTAGTTGCCAAACTGGAGCCTTGAAGCAACATCGTAGGCACAgttttttctcttttcataaaACAGTTGCCATTCTCTGAAGGGTAGCCTTTGTTGCCTTTGTTCTGACAGTTGAGTCATTTATCATCTTCAAGAATTCCACTTGAACCTCATGTAGGTTAGTTTAATCAATTAAAAAATCCTGCATATAATCTGTTAATATTCTACCTGTATCTCTTGTTGATTTTTTTGTTCATCtaatctaactttagaatttgcAACTTAGAATAATTAAGATCTAAAACTGGACTTAAAGAAAACATGAACCTAAAAATATGAGACCATTTGAAATTGAGCTAAAAGAGTGTTGTCCATCATATAATGATTAAATGAAGTAACTGAATCAACCTTCCAGAATCTGGTCATTAAAAAATAATCCATCTTAGTAAACAATATCTGGACATGCAATACAATCAATATGGTCGATAACAGGTTCTATGGTTCGAGCCTGGAGGCCGCAACTAAGCATTgggacaaaaagaaaaaaaagaaagaaagacgaAACTCAAGAACTAGTCTTGATTCACCCACTATAGATGACCTAAAACAGtgagaaaatatattttgaacAAGCTGACCATTAATGGTAACACTCTATCCTTGACAAACAAAAAAACATACTGAAGCAATAACATAACTAAACACCTTTAGATCTAAAAGACTGGTAATTTCCTGGAAGGTTAGGAAAGACATTCAAGAATTATCACACGCCTAATAAATTCAAATGACAAAGTATTCATCAGTGGCTTGAAACAGTAAAATATAATAGTAAAAAAATTGTGCAAACAACGGAAACATATGAAATTAGGGTCCATGGCTTTAAAGTACCTTCTTCCTCTAAAAACATAGAGCATTCTGATAAGGTCGATGTCTTCAGTAATATAGGGaacctgaaaaaaaaagaaatgggcAAATGCAAAATTTAGTTAATTTGCTTCTCTTGGATCCAAATACTTGGATAAAGTTTATAAACGTATTTCGTACCTTGCCACCATTCACCTCTAGTGGCAATGTTTGTGTCGCCTGGTTTGTTCCCTTCATTAGTTTTATACTGATAGCAGTTTAAACAGAATGACAATAATTAACACTGGATTGCATGCAGTACAAAGTTAAATTCCTTGTAATAGTTAGACATGATGACTGCCTTTCTGATTTCATAATTTGCTGTTTTACTTACACTTTTTGGAGCTCCAGAGATTCGGTCTGATGGAGAGCTGACAGAGAAATCTCGACCACCATAGTGCACGGACGAGCCAAAACAGGCTGATTCTTCTGATTCATTGGGATAGACAGGCTTACCATCCTTGCCCTGTGTTGTTTGCCCTCTGGTTGGACTACCCCGAGACATAACATCTGCAAAAGGATCATTATATCAGAGGGTAATTTACTAATTGTTTGGATAAAAACCCCTTGCTTAAACCATATCTAGCGGATTAAAGCATTCATTAGTATTGTTTTCTCAGCTATAATAGTtgcaaaagaagacacaaaatttTAGAATATATTTTTGATTTAAAGCAAGACAAAAGAGAACAATGGAAACTTGTGCAAAGTCATGCACGAATATATGACTACTTCGAGCATTATAACTCTGATCTTCATGTTCTCTCATGCGCGCAAACCATAGGAATTATCACTCACAAGCTATCTATAAAAAGAATCAAATGACGCTTCTTAACTAGATGTTGTTCTTTGGAAGAGCCACTTTGGTCACTGGCTAATTAAATGGCAAGCACAATTTATAGGAAACCTAATCGCCATCAACAAAGGGAATGAGTTAAAATAATGTTCAAGAACCTGCAGCTGCGTTCTGAGCGTTCCCGATCTGGCCATCAGTGCTTTGCCTGTTCAAGGTCCGGTACAAGTCGCCTGGCGACGAATGTTTCGCTATCACCTGTGCCATCGTGAACCACGACTTATTCGTTTAGGGCTTGTCTTTACAAGATCAGAGACAGATTAATCGATGACATCGAATGACAGATCGCAAAAGGTAAGAAGAACAGTAAAGATCGATGTTCATGTTGCACGACGCAAATAGTACTCGATCCAAAACCCCACGGTGGCCCCGAAACCCATTACGGAATCCAGAACCGAAGGGCCAATGAATCTAACATCCACCAGACTATCACGCACCGTGGAAGGAGGGAAGACAGTGCTGAAAGTAGTTAGGCGACAACGACGAAGACAAGGAAGCAAAGGACGAATCGATCGATGCGAGTTCATCGGCGATCGAAGACGACGGCTTGTTTTATCCTtccatcgctctctctctctctctctctcaccgagTAGAGGAAGCGGGCATAAATCGAGGGGGAGAGGATGGCGCGAGGGAGAAAGATGTGAAAAGGGGCATAAGAGAGTGACTTTTCCCACTAACGAACACATTAACATGATTATCGACATATGCGTTTGTTATTGTCGTAgggaatttatttttttaataaataaataataaaaatatcattcgaACTTACGATATATTATCAAAAGTTTTACTAAGTTAGTTGACACATTGATAAATATATCGGAGTTAAGGTTTCGAACCTTACCCCTAAGTAAGAGGGTCAATCCGAAATTACCGTTTCAATCTTAGCATGTTAAAGCATATAGTAAGAAAATAACTGctcttaataattatatttatatattgggTTTAGATTATTAAAGTCAAATCTTATTGAAAACATGTATTCCTTCCTAATAATGCATCAGCTCAGGCTACATGTGTATTAGATTGGTTAAATTCATAGTAAAGTTCTTGACATGACCAtctaataaaattaatttaaaggtCGAGAGATGTCGCTTCTCTCTGATGGTTGTTTCAACTTCAGGAAAAAAAGTGTCCGTGTGGTTTTTGAAGACATCACCTACTTTTCTCTGGCAGAACCCATTTTCCTACAGTACTCTAAAGCGTTCACAACCACAAAGTTATTAAGTTTTAGTAATTAGTGTTCATCGTATAGCCAAAAGTTCAGAACGAGGCAGTCCTATCTGTAGCCGCATCAGAGAAGCAGTTCAAGACTACAAGAACGCATGAATGGAAAGAGTTCAGACGCGAAAAAGAAAACTAAAAGGTTGTTCGTACCTATTAAATCTTCGCTGATATAT contains the following coding sequences:
- the LOC135640829 gene encoding uncharacterized protein LOC135640829; translation: MDEVGAYAEGPDAGDARGGGGGTSIDITALDGIMNVNSLFTFAVFVGLAWNPSSYPDGGLPDVDCAVGNRVVEDLVSFHVLAFASFLFSSLIALCLKQAVRLVRPHRRAAARINKALLRGGIVASAVGSVLGCGFLTLALVNVVQVKLGRLGCSGIAVGAIVPLVTLIPTAMIIYIAIIFYAFTRRSHHGLR
- the LOC135640830 gene encoding uncharacterized protein LOC135640830 codes for the protein MARSGTLRTQLQMLCLGVVQPEGKQHRARMVSLSIPMNQKNQPVLARPCTMVVEISLSALHQTESLELQKVIKLMKGTNQATQTLPLEVNGGKVPYITEDIDLIRMLYVFRGRRPLQATIISAIRSHVVPSCGHQLKQPFNLGLSQVASAAPLPARNLALSMSRRGSTWRHMRNKGKRKNSSGPSCS